ACCGGGCGGCCAGATCACCCGCACCGGCTTGCCCGCCCGCCTGGCCATCGCGACGACGTCGGCCGTGCCGCCGGGCCCCGCGGGCGGCTCGCCGTCCCAGACGGCCACCAGCTCGTCGGCCGCCTCCAGCATCGCCCTGGCGGCGGCGAGATAGGCCGGCTCGCCCGCGTCGTCGAAGGGCAGCTCGACGACGTGGCTGGCCTTGCCGAGCAGCATGTCGTAGGAGTGGCGGGCCTCAGCGGGCAGGCTGTCCCTGTAGCGGTGGGCGGGCAGGACCGCGCGCAGCTCGCCGCCCGCCGCGATGGTCGCGGCCGCGAAGATCTGGTCGGCGCCCTCGGCCAGACAGGAGAGCCCGACCAGCCCGGGTCCCGCGCCGGACAGCTCCTCCCGCAGCGCCCTGCTGACCAGCTCCACGGTGTGCGGGGTCAGCTCGCGGTGACCGGTCACGGCGATCCTCGTCATCGGGTGCGCACCACCTGGAAGCCGGCGATGGCCAGGATGTCGGGCAGGTTCCTGACCGTGTCGCGGTCCTTTTCCTTCGCCGTCGCCGACAACGTCGCCCAATCTCCTATGTCGGGATGTGTCCTCCTCGCATCATCCCTCAGGGGCCCATTCGTCCAGCCACGGGCCAGCATCATCCGCACCCACCGCACGTGCTCCATCTCGGCGAGGATCTCGATCTCCTCCCCGGTGAAGGCGAAGCCGAGGTCGGGGTCGACCCGAGGGCCGAGGGCGCAACCGACCTCCTTGAGCTTCCTGCCGATGTCCTCGGCCAGCAGCCGGTTCGACTCCTTCTTGTCCTCCTCCAGCTCCTCCCACGGCACCAGCGAGGCGTTCAGGGACCGCCTGCCGCCCCTGCTCGCCTGGTCGGCGAGGTAGTGCGTGTGCGCGGCCATGGCCAGGGTCTCCACCAGGTCCTCGGCGATCAGCCCGGGATCGGCGGCGGCGTCGGTGACGGGGAAGACCCTGAGCGCGCCGTCGAGGCCCTCCAGCAGGCCGGCGTCGAAGGCCGCGGCGTGGTCGACGCGGACGACCAGTGACCCGGGCCCGCCGCCCCACAGCCGCAGCGAGGTCAGCGCCGTCTTCAGCGCGAGGTCCTGGTCGGGATAGCAGACATAGACCCGGCGCCAAGGCCCGCCCCGCAGCGCGTCGGGCAGGCTCACCTGCTCGGGCTCCAGATCGGCGGTGGTCAGCTCGCAGGCCTTCAGCAGCAGGTCGTGCCTGGTGGACAGGGTGGCGACGGCGCTCGTCGCGTCCGCGTCGACGACTGTGACGGGCAGCGGACCGGCCGTGGGCGCCCGCAGGCGCCACTGCCTGGCCAGCTCCAGCAGCAGTGTCCTGCCGAACGCCCCGAGACCGATGATCATCACGGGGGCCGGCTCGTCGAGCGGGTCGTTCTTCAGCAGCACCCTGGCCGCCAGCGCGTCGGGGTTGAAGAAGTCGAGATGCAGCCCGGTGGGGCGGGTCAGGCCCAGCCGCCTGGCACGCAGCGCCGCGCACATGTCGGGATCGGAGATGAGCCCGTAGGCCGCCAGCGGGCGGGCCCTGGGCCGCGGCAGGGCGTGCGCGGCCAGCGCGATCGCGGTGTTGGTCGCGCTGTCGGCCTCGCAGGCGTACAGGACCGCGGCGCGTTCGATGCCCGCGGCGCGCAGCACGGCGGCGTCCCTGGGGTCGCCGACGACGTGCAGGACGCCCATGTCGGCACTGGGCGCAGCGGCGATCTGCACCACGCCGCGGCCCGCCGTACGCAGGCGCTGGGTCAGCACGCCCGCGATCGGGCCGGTGCCGCAGATCACCGCGTGCCCGCGCGAACGGCGGGCGCGCAGGCGCCTGATCTCGGTGGAGAACAGCAGCAGGAGACCGGCGACGAGGGCGTAGATGGTCGCCGCCGGCGCGGTGAAGCGGGCCACCTCGAGCGCCCATCCCAGCGGCTCGTGGTCGACGTCGAACGGCGCGGGATCGAGGACGAACAGCTGTAACGAGTAGTAGACGAGGTCGAACACCGAGGAGCCGGGCCC
This window of the Nonomuraea africana genome carries:
- a CDS encoding RyR domain-containing protein, producing MTLRLSFAVLVVASFVLGFTGFAAFLGPGSSVFDLVYYSLQLFVLDPAPFDVDHEPLGWALEVARFTAPAATIYALVAGLLLLFSTEIRRLRARRSRGHAVICGTGPIAGVLTQRLRTAGRGVVQIAAAPSADMGVLHVVGDPRDAAVLRAAGIERAAVLYACEADSATNTAIALAAHALPRPRARPLAAYGLISDPDMCAALRARRLGLTRPTGLHLDFFNPDALAARVLLKNDPLDEPAPVMIIGLGAFGRTLLLELARQWRLRAPTAGPLPVTVVDADATSAVATLSTRHDLLLKACELTTADLEPEQVSLPDALRGGPWRRVYVCYPDQDLALKTALTSLRLWGGGPGSLVVRVDHAAAFDAGLLEGLDGALRVFPVTDAAADPGLIAEDLVETLAMAAHTHYLADQASRGGRRSLNASLVPWEELEEDKKESNRLLAEDIGRKLKEVGCALGPRVDPDLGFAFTGEEIEILAEMEHVRWVRMMLARGWTNGPLRDDARRTHPDIGDWATLSATAKEKDRDTVRNLPDILAIAGFQVVRTR